The following proteins come from a genomic window of Nostoc sp. ATCC 53789:
- a CDS encoding tetratricopeptide repeat protein codes for MSQPRNRWIVQVVLALAVLAFVGVSVIPIIGAFNNTPPSNQNTASTRGTLPSADQKSKLEDEVRGYELVLQREPENQTALKGLLQARLQLLSQKEKSEVKPADIQVVIEPLEKLAKLNPEQSEYSVLLAQAKQQIGDREGAAQAYRTILSTKPGDLKALQGMVALLISQQRPEAAIGLLQETLSKAAQANTIQPGSVDTVAVQVLLGSVHASQKRYAQASSVYDQAIKKDPKDFRPVVAKAMLLKQQGKDADAKPLFDSAAALAPAQYKDEIKKAGMTSPIPNSAVSPAAPSLKSTPK; via the coding sequence GTGTCTCAACCACGCAATCGCTGGATAGTTCAAGTCGTATTGGCGCTGGCAGTTCTTGCTTTTGTGGGTGTTTCGGTGATTCCCATAATTGGAGCATTTAATAATACGCCACCCTCAAACCAGAATACCGCTAGCACCAGAGGCACTTTGCCCTCTGCTGACCAAAAATCAAAATTGGAAGATGAAGTACGGGGTTATGAACTGGTTTTGCAAAGGGAACCAGAAAATCAGACTGCGCTTAAGGGCTTATTGCAAGCGCGTCTACAACTACTGAGTCAAAAAGAAAAAAGTGAGGTTAAACCAGCTGATATCCAAGTTGTCATTGAACCCCTGGAAAAGCTAGCCAAGCTAAATCCCGAACAGTCAGAATATTCAGTGCTACTAGCTCAAGCTAAACAGCAAATAGGCGATCGCGAAGGAGCTGCTCAAGCTTATCGCACAATTTTGTCTACAAAACCTGGCGATTTGAAGGCTTTGCAAGGAATGGTGGCTTTGTTAATCAGTCAGCAACGCCCGGAAGCAGCTATTGGTTTGCTGCAAGAAACCCTCTCGAAAGCAGCCCAAGCAAATACAATTCAGCCTGGAAGTGTAGATACAGTAGCCGTGCAGGTGTTGTTAGGTTCTGTTCATGCTTCCCAGAAACGCTACGCTCAAGCTAGCTCTGTATATGACCAGGCAATTAAGAAAGATCCTAAAGATTTTCGCCCCGTTGTGGCAAAAGCGATGCTCTTGAAACAACAGGGCAAAGACGCAGATGCAAAACCCTTATTTGATAGTGCCGCAGCTTTAGCACCTGCTCAGTACAAAGACGAAATTAAAAAGGCAGGAATGACTTCCCCCATTCCTAATTCGGCCGTATCTCCCGCCGCGCCTTCATTGAAAAGTACTCCGAAGTAA
- a CDS encoding TMEM165/GDT1 family protein, producing the protein MLTAFTAGLLLITVSELGDKTFFIAVILAMHHPRRLVFIGVTAALAAMTILSVLFGQAVSLLPKAYIHYAEIFLFLAFGIKLLYDASKMSSAACDTEVIEEAEAAVKKADLELPKKKTSLAIVIEAFILTFMAEWGDRTQIATIALAAGNNPIGVTIGAILGHAICAAIAVIGGKMIAGRISERQLTFVGGCLFLVFGVVAAIEGA; encoded by the coding sequence GTGTTAACAGCTTTTACCGCAGGTTTATTATTAATTACAGTTTCCGAATTAGGCGATAAAACATTTTTTATTGCTGTGATTTTGGCAATGCACCACCCACGGCGGCTGGTATTTATAGGTGTGACAGCTGCTTTGGCTGCGATGACCATCCTTTCGGTGCTATTTGGACAAGCGGTATCTTTATTGCCAAAAGCTTATATTCATTACGCCGAAATATTTTTGTTTCTTGCCTTTGGTATCAAGCTGTTATATGACGCGAGTAAGATGTCTTCGGCTGCTTGTGATACGGAAGTTATAGAAGAAGCCGAAGCTGCGGTGAAAAAAGCAGATTTGGAGTTACCAAAGAAAAAGACTTCCTTAGCAATTGTCATAGAAGCCTTTATATTGACATTTATGGCAGAGTGGGGAGATCGCACGCAAATTGCCACTATTGCCCTAGCCGCAGGTAATAATCCCATTGGAGTGACAATAGGTGCAATTTTAGGACATGCCATTTGTGCTGCGATCGCAGTTATTGGTGGCAAAATGATTGCCGGACGCATTTCTGAGCGTCAACTCACCTTTGTTGGCGGATGTCTGTTTTTAGTCTTTGGTGTCGTAGCTGCCATTGAAGGAGCATAA
- a CDS encoding family 2 encapsulin nanocompartment cargo protein terpene cyclase → MQPFELPEFYMPWPARLNPNLEAARSHSKAWAYQMGILGSEEEAESSVIWDERTFDAHDYALLCSYTHPDAPGTELDLVTDWYVWVFFFDDHFLEIYKRTQDMAGAKEYLGRLPMFMPIYPTETPPVPTNPVECGLADLWSRTAFTKSVDWRLRFFESTKNLLEESLWELANINQDRVANPIEYIEMRRKVGGAPWSADLVEHAVFIEIPADIASTRPMRVLKDTFADGVHLRNDLFSYQREVEDEGENANCVLVLERFLNVSTQEAANLTNELLTSRLYQFDNTAVTELPPLFEEYGLDPVARVNVLLYIKGLQDWQSGGHEWHMRSSRYMNKGGDNSQTSTPFLGGPTGLGTSAARIGSLYAALGLGRFKSFTHVPYQAVGPVTLPKFYMPFTTSLNPHLDAARKHSKEWAREMGMLESLPGIPDAVIWDDHKFDVADVALCGALIHPNGSGPELNLTACWLVWGTYADDYFPALYGNNRNMAGAKVFNARLSAFMPLDDSTPSEVPTNPVEAGLADIWSRTAGPMSANARTQFRRAIQDMTDSWVWELANQIQNRIPDPIDYVEMRRKTFGSDLTMSLSRLAQGSEIPQEIYRTRTMRSLDNSAADFACLTNDIFSYQKEIEFEGEIHNCVLVVQNFLNCDLPQAVEVVNNLMTSRALQFQLIVATELPVLFDDFNLDASTREKLLGYVKKLEQWMCGVLKWHITVDRYKEFELRNSLAGRLLSGPRGLGTSARRIGSLIGEGSLKSLLGQ, encoded by the coding sequence ATGCAACCCTTTGAACTGCCAGAATTTTACATGCCTTGGCCCGCGCGGCTGAACCCAAACCTGGAAGCGGCGCGATCGCATTCCAAAGCTTGGGCCTACCAGATGGGGATACTTGGCTCAGAAGAGGAAGCGGAAAGCTCGGTTATCTGGGACGAGCGCACATTTGATGCTCACGACTACGCCTTGCTTTGCTCGTATACCCATCCAGATGCGCCAGGGACAGAGCTTGACCTAGTGACCGATTGGTATGTTTGGGTGTTCTTCTTCGACGATCACTTCCTTGAAATCTATAAGCGCACCCAAGACATGGCTGGGGCGAAGGAGTATCTCGGCAGACTACCAATGTTCATGCCGATTTATCCCACCGAAACCCCCCCAGTACCTACCAACCCCGTGGAGTGCGGCTTGGCCGACCTGTGGTCTCGCACCGCGTTTACTAAATCTGTGGACTGGCGACTTCGATTCTTTGAGAGTACCAAGAACCTCCTGGAAGAGTCTCTGTGGGAACTTGCCAATATCAACCAGGATCGAGTCGCTAACCCCATCGAATACATTGAGATGCGCCGCAAGGTTGGCGGCGCTCCGTGGTCAGCGGATCTCGTCGAACACGCCGTGTTTATAGAGATTCCGGCTGACATTGCCTCGACTCGGCCAATGCGTGTACTCAAAGACACATTTGCCGATGGAGTACATCTACGCAACGATCTGTTCTCCTACCAGAGAGAAGTAGAGGATGAAGGCGAGAATGCCAACTGCGTGTTGGTCTTGGAGCGCTTCTTGAATGTGAGTACCCAGGAGGCGGCTAACCTCACCAACGAACTGCTAACCTCGCGGTTATACCAGTTTGATAACACTGCCGTCACCGAGTTGCCCCCTCTCTTTGAGGAGTATGGACTAGACCCAGTGGCTCGTGTGAACGTTCTCCTTTATATCAAAGGACTTCAGGACTGGCAGTCGGGCGGTCACGAGTGGCACATGCGATCGAGCCGTTACATGAACAAGGGAGGAGATAATTCTCAGACATCCACGCCATTTCTGGGAGGCCCCACAGGGCTAGGCACATCGGCTGCGCGGATTGGATCGCTATACGCCGCCTTGGGTTTGGGGAGATTTAAGAGCTTTACTCACGTTCCATACCAGGCTGTCGGGCCAGTAACACTGCCGAAGTTTTATATGCCCTTCACTACAAGCTTGAATCCCCATCTAGATGCCGCGCGGAAGCATTCCAAGGAATGGGCGCGTGAGATGGGGATGCTGGAATCACTACCTGGGATTCCTGATGCCGTCATCTGGGATGACCACAAGTTTGATGTTGCCGATGTAGCCCTCTGCGGTGCGTTGATCCATCCGAATGGGTCTGGCCCTGAACTGAATCTGACAGCGTGCTGGCTTGTTTGGGGAACATACGCTGACGATTACTTCCCGGCGCTCTACGGGAATAACCGTAACATGGCTGGTGCGAAAGTATTCAACGCCCGACTGTCGGCGTTCATGCCTCTGGATGACTCCACCCCCAGCGAGGTTCCGACTAATCCGGTGGAAGCAGGCTTGGCAGATATTTGGTCTCGCACAGCTGGCCCCATGTCTGCCAACGCGCGGACTCAGTTCCGCCGCGCAATTCAGGATATGACTGACAGCTGGGTGTGGGAACTCGCCAACCAGATCCAAAATCGGATTCCCGACCCGATAGATTATGTTGAGATGCGCCGTAAGACCTTTGGCTCGGATCTGACCATGAGCTTGTCGCGACTAGCTCAGGGGAGCGAGATCCCGCAGGAGATTTACCGCACCCGAACGATGCGATCGCTGGATAACTCGGCCGCCGACTTCGCCTGTTTAACCAACGATATCTTTTCCTATCAGAAAGAAATCGAATTCGAGGGCGAAATCCATAACTGTGTGCTGGTGGTTCAGAATTTCCTTAACTGCGATTTGCCGCAGGCCGTTGAAGTTGTCAACAATCTGATGACCTCTAGGGCGCTCCAGTTTCAACTCATCGTCGCCACTGAACTACCAGTTCTTTTCGACGATTTCAACCTGGATGCAAGTACCCGCGAGAAACTGCTCGGATACGTCAAGAAACTAGAGCAATGGATGTGCGGTGTACTCAAGTGGCATATAACGGTAGACCGCTATAAGGAGTTTGAATTGCGTAATTCGTTAGCAGGACGGCTACTTAGCGGGCCCAGAGGGCTGGGTACTTCAGCTAGGCGTATTGGCTCGTTGATCGGTGAGGGGAGTCTTAAATCATTACTCGGTCAATGA
- a CDS encoding homocysteine biosynthesis protein, giving the protein MRTIAEINEKIIRQRAVVLTTEELKARVVEIGVTKAAKEVDVITTGTFEPMESSGAIINLGHTDPPIKIRRCWLDGVPAYSGFGAVDLYLGASCAVETTDGEEVRERGGGHVIEDLIAGKAIHVKAQGQVTDCYPRASFETTVTRETINQFYLFNPRNLYQNFIVGVNGGDRPLFTYLGPLQPRLGNAVYSNPGAISPLLNDPDLQLVGIGTRIFLGGGIGYVAWEGTQHFPLQKRLANRTPIGPSATLALIGDAKQMDAHWVRGCYFKSYGPSLMLGVGVPLPVLNEQVVEHCAVQDKDLVAPIVDFSIPRRVRPTFGLVSYAQLKSGRITIEGKAVRSAPLASLFFSRQVALELKKWIEAGTFTLTEPVSPIPMERSFLPQDRRTDF; this is encoded by the coding sequence ATGCGAACAATTGCAGAAATTAACGAGAAAATCATCCGCCAACGTGCGGTAGTGTTGACAACTGAAGAGTTAAAAGCACGAGTTGTAGAAATTGGTGTTACTAAAGCGGCTAAAGAAGTTGATGTAATTACCACTGGTACGTTTGAGCCGATGGAATCAAGCGGTGCAATTATCAATCTCGGACACACTGACCCTCCGATCAAAATTCGTCGTTGCTGGTTAGATGGCGTACCAGCATACTCTGGTTTTGGAGCAGTAGATTTATATTTGGGTGCGAGTTGTGCTGTGGAGACGACAGACGGAGAAGAAGTCCGAGAACGTGGCGGCGGTCATGTAATCGAAGATTTGATCGCTGGTAAAGCTATACATGTAAAAGCGCAAGGACAAGTAACAGATTGTTACCCCAGAGCAAGTTTTGAGACTACAGTTACCCGTGAAACGATAAATCAGTTTTATTTATTCAATCCACGTAATCTTTATCAAAATTTTATTGTTGGTGTAAATGGTGGCGATCGCCCCCTGTTCACCTATCTGGGCCCTTTACAACCGCGTTTGGGGAATGCCGTTTACTCTAATCCCGGTGCTATTTCCCCCTTACTCAACGATCCTGATTTGCAACTCGTTGGTATAGGGACTCGAATTTTTTTAGGTGGCGGTATTGGTTATGTCGCCTGGGAAGGCACTCAGCACTTCCCCTTACAAAAACGTTTAGCTAATCGTACACCAATTGGGCCTTCTGCGACTTTAGCTTTAATTGGTGATGCCAAACAAATGGATGCTCATTGGGTGCGGGGTTGTTACTTTAAAAGTTATGGTCCCTCATTGATGTTAGGGGTTGGTGTACCACTCCCCGTATTAAATGAACAAGTAGTGGAACACTGCGCTGTACAAGATAAAGACTTAGTAGCCCCAATAGTAGATTTTTCCATTCCCCGACGCGTTCGTCCCACTTTTGGTTTGGTGAGTTATGCCCAACTCAAATCTGGGAGGATCACTATTGAGGGCAAAGCTGTACGCTCTGCCCCCTTAGCGAGTTTGTTTTTTTCTAGGCAAGTCGCCCTAGAGTTGAAAAAATGGATCGAAGCAGGGACGTTTACCCTCACAGAGCCAGTTTCTCCAATTCCGATGGAGCGATCTTTTCTACCCCAAGACCGTCGAACGGATTTTTGA
- a CDS encoding family 2B encapsulin nanocompartment shell protein has protein sequence MTYSNDPNLNVEDQQPHLTLSTAAARNLATTAKSAPQTQEITSRWLLKLLPWVQTKGGAYRVNRRLSYSVGDGRVTFTNTGATVQVIPLELTELPLLRGFNNLDVLTGLANQFVQQEYAPDDVIVELGQPADRVILIARGKVNKIGVGKYGEQIVFDVLADGDHFGDETVVQSEDTWQYTLKAITRTIVLSLPQAAFERAIAQSEALGTHVEQFRTRLNQPQTPQGEAAIELAANHPQEAELPGTFADYELKPREYELSIAQTVLRVSTRVADLYNEPYNQTEEQLRLTIEALRERQEHELLNNREFGLLHNADLKQRIYSSSGAPTPDDLDELLATVWKEPGFFLAHPRTIAAFGREANRLGLYPQSVDVNGVQVTSWRGVPIFPSNKIPITNNRTSSILLLRTGVEKQGVIGLHQTGIPDEYQPSLSVRFMGISEKAIISYLVTAYYSAAVLTPDALGILEDVEIGR, from the coding sequence GTGACGTATTCTAACGACCCCAATTTGAATGTAGAAGATCAGCAGCCCCATTTAACCTTGAGTACAGCAGCGGCGCGTAATTTGGCAACAACGGCCAAATCTGCACCGCAAACCCAGGAAATTACATCGCGGTGGTTATTGAAGTTATTGCCGTGGGTGCAGACAAAAGGTGGCGCTTATCGGGTCAACCGTCGGTTGAGTTATTCCGTCGGTGATGGGCGAGTGACTTTCACCAATACTGGAGCAACGGTGCAAGTGATTCCCCTAGAACTTACTGAGTTGCCATTGCTGCGAGGGTTTAACAACCTTGACGTATTGACCGGGTTAGCAAACCAGTTTGTTCAGCAGGAGTATGCCCCAGATGATGTAATCGTCGAACTTGGCCAGCCTGCCGATCGCGTCATTTTAATTGCTCGTGGTAAGGTCAACAAAATTGGTGTTGGCAAGTATGGCGAGCAGATCGTGTTCGATGTGCTAGCTGACGGCGACCATTTCGGTGATGAAACTGTGGTGCAGTCCGAGGATACTTGGCAGTACACCCTCAAGGCGATTACCAGAACCATCGTTTTATCGCTGCCGCAAGCGGCCTTTGAAAGGGCGATCGCTCAGTCTGAGGCGTTGGGAACCCATGTTGAACAGTTCCGCACCCGCTTGAACCAACCACAGACTCCTCAAGGTGAAGCTGCCATTGAGCTAGCAGCTAATCATCCCCAAGAGGCTGAGTTGCCGGGAACCTTCGCTGATTACGAACTCAAACCCAGAGAATATGAGTTGAGCATTGCTCAAACGGTGTTGCGAGTAAGTACGCGGGTAGCCGATCTGTACAACGAACCGTACAACCAGACAGAAGAACAACTGCGGCTAACTATCGAGGCATTGCGAGAACGTCAAGAACACGAATTGCTCAACAACCGCGAATTCGGATTGCTGCACAATGCGGACCTCAAACAACGGATCTACAGCAGTAGCGGCGCACCCACCCCCGATGACTTGGACGAACTGTTGGCGACAGTATGGAAAGAGCCGGGATTCTTCCTGGCTCACCCCCGGACAATCGCTGCCTTCGGTCGTGAGGCCAACCGCCTGGGTCTCTATCCACAAAGCGTAGATGTGAACGGGGTTCAGGTCACATCTTGGCGCGGCGTACCTATCTTTCCTTCCAACAAGATCCCCATCACCAATAACCGTACCAGTTCTATCCTTTTGCTCCGCACTGGTGTAGAAAAACAAGGGGTAATCGGCTTACATCAAACTGGTATCCCCGATGAATACCAACCCAGTTTGTCTGTTCGATTCATGGGCATCAGCGAAAAGGCAATCATCTCCTACCTCGTCACCGCCTACTACTCCGCAGCCGTCCTCACTCCTGACGCACTTGGCATCCTCGAAGATGTCGAAATCGGGCGCTAA